The region TGTGCCATAAACGGATCGATTTTATTCACTAATGTTTGAAACTCTGAGTTTGAGGTATCTTCATGACTCTTCATATGCGCGAACACATATAATTTTTCTAATACACGTGATAACTCTTCTTCTACCTTTAAGTATTCCTTTAAATCAGTGATATTTCCAAGACGTCCTTGGAATTCTTTTAATTTCGGCGCTTTTTCTTTTACTGCTTGAAAGTCTTTTTCCCAAGCCTCTGTACTTGCATAAACTTTGTCAATTTTCCACTTCGATTCTTCTTCAATTTCATTTCGTGATTTTAAACCCATTGTCTGACTCATAAATGTCTCCTTTTTATCAATATCAATTCATCATACTTTCATTTTACTACATTTAACCACTGATAATTCATCATCCGGTTATTTTTTTTATGCGGTGACTGTCTCAGGGAATCGAAGCAAGTATCCATTTTACTAAGAGGGGATAACCCTCTAAATTCTTAAATATCATGCTTCTCTAAACGTGAAATTAATTCCTCGTCCGTAACCTAATTTAAATCATTACACATCCAAAGAAAAAGGTTTAGATTGTTGAATATTTGAGATAGATTGTTCAGAGACTAAAAACTTCATTCTATAACCTACCTAAACAATCATAGGTTAACTTTTTTAATAATCCCTCCTTTGATAATCCCGCTTCTGTCATCGCATGGATATCATAGATTTTTAAAATTTGATAGCATTAATGACCAATGCTTTACCTCGTATGAGCTCCTTTTTTATCTCTCATAAAAAATAGTAAGTCAATTAACGATGGCTGATACGGAATAAAAATTTCTTCCTGAATCATCTTTAAGATTTCATCCCTTGACGCCCATTTAACGCTCTGAACTTCCTCGTATTGCAGTTTTAGTGCATCAATTTCTAAATCTTGTTGAATCAAATAAAAATCATCAAATCCATCATCAAAATTAATCGTTAGAGCAGGTCTAATCCCATCAAGTGATAACCGATATCCAATCTCTTCATAAACTTCACGTTCTGCTGCTGATTGACTCGTATCACCAGAAATAGCACTGCCCCCAACTGTCACATCCCACCTATTTGACCAACCACTTTTAAAAGGCTGTCTTTGTTGAATCAACATTTCACCTTGAGAATTAAAAATACAGACATGGACGACTAATCGATAAAGTCCTGGAATGATTTTTTGACCTCTGATCATCGTTTTATCCGTTTTAATTCTATCTTGCGTATATAAATCCCAAATCTCTATAATCACCATCTCCTTTTAAGAACCAATGTCTCTTGACCCTCTACTGTATAATAAATCTTCGATAGATATGCTCATCATAATATAGATTGGGATTTTATTCCATTAAAAAATAACCTTCGCTGCTCACAATCTTATCTCATCTCTCTCAATACAACGATATCGTTTTAGATAAAATATAACCCCTATCCTTTATTCCTTAGATATTAATTTACTATGAACGATTGTACGAGCATTTTCAAACTCATAACTACAAGTATACAGCGTCATAATCTGATCATTCGCGTTTAATTCAATCTGTTTTTGATATAACGATCGATCTTTTATATAGTTTAGATACGCTTGTTTATCTTTTTCATCTTCAAAATGAATTTTCAGATAATCCCCATGATAAAAATCTGCTACATAGGCCGAAAAAACTTCATAAATATAGGTCATCCCTTTATATTCAACTCTAATCAGGTTATTTTCATTAAAAAAATCTTCCTTTTTAAAATTAGCGACTTCTCCAAACATTGATTTATTTTTCATATCATGACCATATAGAATAATACTGTGATCTTCTTCAAATTTATTTCGATAATCCATAAATATACTACCGGAAGCTAGATAATTTTTATTAAAATCATGTTTTAGATAATATTGATTATCTTGACTCTGAACCACCGGGTAATCAATATTAGTGTTGTCGACGTGTAACCAAAATCTATAGTCCGAATTGATAGAAGAAAGTTTATCATATTTATCATCTACAATCGACTGATCTACTTCTTTATTCTCTTCATTAGCTTCAGTCTCTTCAATAGGGGGCGTATCTGTCGTCGCTTTAGTCATTTCTCTAATATTTTCATATACATTATCTGCTTTTTTGTACGCCGTTAATTTAATTAAAATAGCAGAAGAAGAGAAGCATAACATCCAAATCAGAATTAACTTAACAACTACCCTTATATTTTTTTTCAAAACAATCCCCCCCCCTCCTTTTACATTTACTATAAATAATAGACATTTTATGAATTCTATATATTAAATTATCAATGAATGATGACTACATTATGCATTTTATAACAGGATTGTTAAGGAAGTTATTTATGAACAATGTTAAAAATTATCGAAAAAAAGTAATAACTTTTAGTATGTAGGTAAATATAGTTGAGTAAATAAGATTTATTTAAAACACAATAAAATCACAACTATTAGAGAAGGAGAAAAGTAAAAAAATGAAAAAACACTTATTAACAAATTTTCTAACTATCTTGACAGTGTTCA is a window of Turicibacter sanguinis DNA encoding:
- a CDS encoding NUDIX hydrolase, which codes for MIIEIWDLYTQDRIKTDKTMIRGQKIIPGLYRLVVHVCIFNSQGEMLIQQRQPFKSGWSNRWDVTVGGSAISGDTSQSAAEREVYEEIGYRLSLDGIRPALTINFDDGFDDFYLIQQDLEIDALKLQYEEVQSVKWASRDEILKMIQEEIFIPYQPSLIDLLFFMRDKKGAHTR
- the srtB gene encoding class B sortase, coding for MKKNIRVVVKLILIWMLCFSSSAILIKLTAYKKADNVYENIREMTKATTDTPPIEETEANEENKEVDQSIVDDKYDKLSSINSDYRFWLHVDNTNIDYPVVQSQDNQYYLKHDFNKNYLASGSIFMDYRNKFEEDHSIILYGHDMKNKSMFGEVANFKKEDFFNENNLIRVEYKGMTYIYEVFSAYVADFYHGDYLKIHFEDEKDKQAYLNYIKDRSLYQKQIELNANDQIMTLYTCSYEFENARTIVHSKLISKE